In Papaver somniferum cultivar HN1 chromosome 9, ASM357369v1, whole genome shotgun sequence, the genomic stretch CGTCTCCTTTAATCCTTACAACAGCATTATcgctttttatgttttctttagaATTTCACGATTTCTCTGTTGAAAACTCTGGCCTCTAAACCACAACATTGTTTAATTGTTTGTCTGCAACTCCGAATTGTCATTTCAGGTGTCCCGATGAAGGTGGCAGTAGTCAATATTAAAAATGGCCTCAAAGAATTATAAGAACTAACAATCGTTGAGTCTCTAGGTTCCTTGTTCATtgcaaaataaaaaactaaaatctGTTGTTGAAAGCTGGAAGAATTCCACAAGATTCTCAAACATGAGTAATGCACACATCTTtgtccttttttttatatataatatttatttctagtTATTTTAGCTTCggtcactctttttttttttttttttgatcggaaaCATTAAGTATTTcattggaaaaagaaaaaagcttACAGGAAGCAAGCAAATTACAACCCGATATGAGGAAGAAGTTCATCCAACTCAAAGACAAACCGTACACATAGTAGTAGTACCTATCGCTACCCAAAGAGCACACCGTGGAAAAAGATCCATGACAGTCCACCTGAAAATGAGCCCAGAATATGATCCGAAATAACAGCTTTTCTCTAAGCCCAGTAAAATCCACCcacattcaaaccctaaacatcgaaagaaattcgggtgtGTACTGTGAGTGGTGAAGAGGAACAAGAATTGATTCAACCCAAAATCTTTAACCTGATACCTCCTAACTTTGCCTGAGATCCAGTGCAACTTGTTTAGATTCCTGTGCAACCATGGAATAATCCAGTTTGGGGGACTGTTTCTTCATATGATCAAATGTGGTGCTATTCTCCTTTGATTCGTAACTCTTGTGTCCCACTCTTAACTCCTATAGTGTTGAGTGGTGGGAAAGAAAATAGAAGTCCGAGATGACTCCTGAAATGCTCACATTTGTAAGCCATAGAGAATCCCCTATTAGTGTCAAGAAAGGGAAACTTGAAAACCTGGTATTGGTCAGAATTCTTGGTGAGCAAACCCTTAGAGAGTTACAATTAGGGGAAGTTTGGTACTTGAAACATAGGACTTAGGGATGAGATGCAATGTTGAGCAAACCCCTGCAATGTTGATTTAAGCATTTTCTTTGGGTTGAGCAAGATGCAACTGAACTGTTTGAAGAAGTAGAGAACTCCACTGACACAATTAGGGGAAGTTCGGTACTTGCCGAAGGACTTTTACTTGGGATGAGATGGGGACAAGGAGACAACGCAACCAAAGTGACCTAACCAAGCAAAAGTGACCGAAACATGACAGATCCAACAAGTAATTAGAGTAACCAAGCAAAGTGATTAATATGTAGCAGAGATCCAACAAATGTTACTCAAGTAACCAAGCAAATATTACCACCTCCTCCAAATATCTGACCAGACTAACATTTGTTCTGTTTTGCCCAAAAACATAAACAAAAGACCTAAACCAAAAATTATGGTGCTAAATGACTGACTTAATGACTTTCAGGAAACTAAACAATAGCATTGGCAGCACTCGCAATCCTTGGCCACAGGTCGGCACATTCCTTTCCAATTGGTCCAGTAATTGCAGATCCTGAAATTTAAGCAGAAGGAATTAGTATATACTCGTATGTATAAAACCAACCACAAAATCACAACTATAAGGGGAAGAATTGGACATAAACAAAACCAAACAATATCAATATCAGCTACAACATTAACATGAATGCCTATATTTGGCCGTTCATGAAAGGAAGAGAATGATGTACCTTTCATTTCTCCCTTGGGATTCACAATAACTCCAGCATTATCTGCAAATGGGAGGTTCATTGGACGTCAGAATAAGAAAGCAAAACGATATAGaaacaaccaagacactataTTTCAGAGACATCGAATTCCCCTAATAAGGTCACACATTCTATTGAATAAGACCTGCCCATCAATTTGTGTAGTAACATATAATGAGACCTTGAAAAGTTGAAATTCTAGTATAAACCAAACCATACTAAGGTCAAACAGGTTAATATGATTTCTACAAGATGATAACAATCATGCATCCAAACAAATACATTAGAAAACGATCAACACCCTACATTAAACAGGGTACACAATATATCGGatatcttctctgcaaccatTATCCAAGTCGAAAGTGCAGTCTACAAGCGTTATGTATCATAAACCCTACACAAATGCATTCCGAAAGagagaacatcctagattaagcCAGTGTACCTAACATTATCTGATATTGGAACGTTGTCACCACATGTGTGTGGCAGCAATTTATTCATTTACCATCTGTCAGAcccaattgatcaaaattactAATTCTGTTTCAGCAAATACAATGTTTTTCAAGGCAATTCAATTCATAGAACAAAACAGAACACCAGAAGAGTGAAGTAGAACTATCCTAACAAATAAAAAAGTAACTCAAAGCTCCCACCGACTAAACTGCACTCTACACGTGGTATATATCATATACCCTAGATTATGGAAGAGAACATCCCAGATTGAGCCAATGTACGCAACATCCCAGCAATTCTTCTATTTACTATCATTCAGACCTAACTTTCTTCATTTTGTTTCAGCAAATACAACGTTTTTTAAGCAATCTATCTAGCTCATAGAACAAAACAGAACATTAAAGGGGATGAAGGACAACTACCCTAACAAATATCAAAACTATCAGCAATGAATCTGAAGATACCAAAAATACCGAGGAAAAAAATACCTTCAAAGTACATGAAAACACCATCTTTACGGCGCCAAGCTTTGCGTTGTCTAACAATAACAGCAGGCATAACCTTTTTCCTAAGATCAGGTTTACCTTTCTTGACAGTAGCCATAACCATATCACCAACACAAGCAGATGGTAATCTATTAAGACGACCCTTAATACCTTTAACAGATATGATGTAAAGATTCTTAGCACCAGTATTATCAGCACAGTTCACTGTTGCTGCTACTGGAAGACCTAATGACATCCTAAACTTACTTCCTGCTGTTCCTCCACGACCTacgaaaatcaaatcaaaaaaactaaattaatcaaattGATTGATATATACATCTTGATTTCCAGATTGACATAACAAAAGAGACGATGGATTACGTTTAGCCATTTCGAGAGATTTGATTGAGTAGACGACGGCTTCTTTGGGTCTgttgttgcagcagcagaaaactttaGAGCAAGGGTTTTCGTGGTttatatatgaaaaaaaaaatgagagtctttttgatttagggttttcaacttcGCTGTTGTATGTGCTTTACTTTTTGGATTAAGGCCCGGGGCTTAAGGAGCCGACCAGGGTATCCTCAGAGACTCAGCACAGGCCCCAGCCTATGCCAAATGTTCATCTCCCACTCAGGCCCGTCCTAAGCACATGTCTAGCCGTCGAGAGCCATATCTATTTACCAAATTAAGAGGTGAATGGTCTGAGTTCAATATGGTGTTCGAGTACCTTCCCACTATTGTTCAACACCGAGTTCGAATATATCTTTGGTAGCACCATGGGCCAGAAGttggttatttttcttttaataggTGTGTACAAGACAATAATGACAACCATAATGAGATTTTATTGTCATAAAACTATTCAACAAAAGGTTACAGAATCTGTTGAAggacaatatatctctttgaagCAAGAATGCTCAACAAAATTTGAGTTGATATTTTGGTTGTCATCCTTTCATGGTGGGCAAGAATTTAAAGATAAACGAATAATCTAATTGATTATAGGAAGCCCGCCAACTCACTAAGAAAAATACAATAGGAAGGAATAAATGAGAAAAATAGTGTAGAAAGATAATTCCATTTATTTAAACTCTGGATGTATTGCCCTAAAAATGTGAACAGTACCAATTGTCGAAGGTTTTGGAATGTTCGAGTATCTAGTGGTTTAGTAAAATTAtaagccaattgttgttcagaagtACACGTTCAAGGTTGAAAATATCGCTTTCAAAAAAATCTTTGATGAAGTGATATCTAAtatctttgttttttttcttgagtGTTCAACTAGGTTTTCATTTATCTGAATTGAAAACACAAGGATACCAAATACAcacaactttttcgttcgacaacctgtatagacaaaacttaatacaactgcaattagaccaacttaatgatccctgataatatgtatatagagttaatatcacaacctctactcaatcagtatgtatactgacacaaggtccgtgaacctgattgttaagcagagtacttggacgatctctaaaatcaatatccaagatcaatctagtcgtatccaaacttgttatctatgtttcaagatacaaatcttacaagaaactagtctcgtaattgactactgtagttacctaaaatcttaGAGAGTCTAGAAGTGGGATTATATGGTTTTTGAAGGTGAGTTACGGGAgtttgagcacgaacagtcttcgcctaaaccacgcacagtggacgttcaaaggctgcttcagtcacagggaagaaggattagggctggtcttagggaaggaagcagatgaagagagagatcagagaacaagttatttctctaagaggttatgagaaagatgatcggaagatggaaaatagatgacctatttatagctggattctctaatctcaagtcggtgaagataaggattgctttctgTCCCGTGCAAAATAAttttcccgtctcttcaggaatagggataaactaggttgagtttatctcattattccaccgccgtTATTCTCTTCTGTGGTGAGAAATAAGCCAGATGTTTCACAcgcgtgtcgtagaccgccagaccaaaaccctaattgatatcccctcaTTTGTGTGAATCttagtcagcctttgtgatgatgtgttgagagagaaatattctttttagccgagttggccaagatagagagatattctctgattttgttagaatgactaggatgagtcatgtGAAAAGGAATGAAATTCCTTATGAATTGTGTGCAGAATGTGAGAGGAGATGAGGCTGATCCCCCTCTTTCCATGGCCGGTCACACATTCCATGTAAAAACTATATTATTGCTTgtaggtccctttgttgagcatgcggtgCTCAAGAGAACCTATCCATGATTTTGGATTCAAGCTCAATCGACTATCCGTGAGTgtatttgagaggctgagaaataggcttgacCACTAGGTAAGGCTTGTTcctatcatgtgaatctatccgagattttgaggagagattcaaatctcttcgAGATTTTGTGAAAGGCTCAataatctctctgtgatttttgcagagatatTTGAATCTCTTAGAGATTTTTACGGatggctcaaaaatctctctgtgattattgcagagagattttgaatctctcatAGATTTTTGCCGACGGCTCAAAAAtccctctgtgatttttgcagagatattttgaatctctcagagatttttgcggacggctcaaaaatccctttgtgatttttgcagagagatttgaatattTCTGAGATTTTTGCGGACAGCTCAAAAATCTCTCCGTGAGTTTTGCAGAgatatttgaatctctctgagatttttgtggacagctcaaaaatctcttcgaatattttcttaacatatCTGTATCTCTCTGCGTTCAGCTGGGACTCAGCCTGGGGAGAGAGAGCAAAGGCGCCCGATTTAATGTTTCCatgagactttggctcacttgtctttgaccagcgtatcttgcagagatgtgctacgAATCAACTGTGTGTCTATATGAcgagccaacaagaccagtgtatctcgaaaggatgttctaggagtctgtcgaaaaggctcagaggtagaataaccagcgtatctcgcggggatgtgcTAGGAGTTAtctggaaacctcagtaagtcgagtctgAGCCTGTagaagacatgaccagtgtatctcgcgatgatgtactaggaatcagtctttggtctcaaatagggtgagtcatacttacaggagatatgcaaatctccgccctgggtcataagtccatcagggacgtatttacgcatctacatagcctacatgaccagcagcatctcgttgaggatgtatactaggaatcatggcatcacaatcagctgtgtctcgcgaaaacatgctggaattgtggttgttctggttcataagtccgtcggggacgATTTACGCTccacagaacctacgtgaccagcagtatctcgttgaggatgtgtgctaggagtcacggcatcatgaccagcagtgtctcgcggggacgtatactagaaatcatggCTGAGGATGCCATGAGGACCAAGggattaatctctcccgtgagagttgaattctgtctatagggttgaaatgaTGCTTTTGCtctttatccaaatttcaccatctacaactacaatcaagcgacttatctacttagattgaatatgtacaaacatgtgtaaatccaattataaataaataatataatgcggaaaaggaaaaacacaagacacaagAAATTTGGTTAACGAGGCAACCACAATAatagaaaaatctcgggacctcgtcctgattgaacaccaaactgtattaagtcgctacagacactaccctactatcagacttcagatttgAATTAGTAGTGAAACCGCCAACAGCTCGGTAACTAGCAGATAAACATATCATGTGAACATCGAAAGGCAAGCTTGCGTTGGGGGTACTCGTAGGAGGAGATACTGAAATCAGTGTCTTCCAGATCAGCGGTAGGCGTGTTTGAGCTTGAAGGGAGGGGAGTGGTTAAATCATCGTCGTCAACCACTATTACACATGTCCCAGAAGGATACCTctacaaaatgaagaagaaaagattttgTTACCTGCTAGTCGCGGCCAACAAATACATATTCACCCGTCAAAAATGTACTGGTATGATCTTTTTGACTCGAATGATTTAGACAGGAGAGCCGCCACGAGGCTCAGGGATTCGTCCGctctaaaaagaaaagaatagtTAGATGCCAAAATAAGAATTACtacttcaaaatcagaaaatattTGAAATCATACCCTGGACACAAGCCGCTTGCGTTTGGCAGAAGAATCTGGATGAGTCGAAGAAGATGATCCACTTTTGTCTGACATGATGAAAGGTTAGAGTTTCATCAAGAGAATCTTTATCTCAGCATGATAGGGGTGTTTTAGCttccatgtatatatatatatatatacgcggAAGAAACCCTAAAATGAGACTGGATGATCGCAACAAGATTTATCTGATAAACGAGGATTCAACACCAACCAAGTCATGCttcttgttgaaaccctaattaagaacCGGGAAAGGTCCGTTGGATGGTCAAAAGAAGAATGTGTTCAGCCCAACTCCAGGTCCTCGTCGGTATATCTGGAGGACGCAAGACATTCTTTGTCCCAAATTCAAAGTAGCGGCCACTTCCCTGCTACGACAATGAAGGGAGATCAACACAAAAAGGGGCACCAGATGTTGTTGTAAGCGGATACAGGCATACAAGCAAATAATAAAAGAGGGAGGACGACCCCCTTTTTATACGCACGATATTTCTGGAATTCGAGTGGAAGAGGGTTTGTACCATGCACGGAGGAAGGCCGCTGAGCTCGCGATGCTGACGCTCCATGGACGAACTAACAGTGCGTCAGTGCCGCTCATACCTATTGCAAAAATCGATCAAATTTTTCCTAGTAATTGGCAGGcccggaggagtgtgaaaattaagcgtaataaaaacgcggcctacagtaataccgcaagtgcacggtcgtcggttgtagctcgtgcaagtacgggtcgatccacagagattgggagtgttttgtagtgtttagctattttgggctctaaaattgctattgggcttctaattgtgctttgggcttagtgggtttgtttgtaatgatgaaatggttttaggccttgggcctttgaagttTACTGGGCTTGTGTGATAATGGGTTcaatggagtgaactgagccttgggctcagttggatgagcctcaggttaagctaggattttcttgttctgaacctatttctgggcctttggttgtgaactaaaccttgggctttgtagcttatgacctgggctttggttaagttcagtggactgatgggcttttggtcttcgaACCTGGGCTTGGTTTGGACTGGTttgagcttgggcttttggattgctatgagccaagctcagttgcagcagcagcagtggaaggaaagcagcagcagcagggttgcagggcagtggaagcagacagctgcagtagcagaagcagtgcacagcagcagggaagcaatgcacagcagcagcacaacaaggcagtgaatgcagcaggagaaaatagcaaacaaaatgaaggacaagtgaaagtaaaacagtggcagtgaaggaatgaggaaaagtaaACACAATGTAACGGTGAAGTAAATATGAaagtacaatgaaactacaagaacaatggaagtaaaccaaggcctaagccaagggcaggggagatggtgaagctaacagtgatgacaatgcaaggccaaggcagtagctctaggcatacaaatggaatggaaagagaattagcttgctatgagcactaatttctcccattgctcaatcaaatcagtgcactgaggtttctagcctaacattccactaaacatgtatcacataacaggtacattaacattacatggaacacaaacatcaacaggaacatgcactaggaaaattgaagaaactaaacatcacagtgaactaacattaaacacaaaactaaattgaaattagaaacaaacagaaattataagaacataaactaaatgaacatggaattaaacatgaaatgaaacagaaattgaaaattaactaaaattgatttgaaactgaaattgaacattaacagaactaagttctggacactggctattctaGCATCAAGTGAACATTAACAGCAAAAaagtgaacattaacagaacaaaattctggacactggctagtccagcatgaaaattacacacaccacagtcccctttttatacccaatttacattttagggttcttacacccaattcccaaatttacccaattgaacagtaaaattaggtatatgattttaCCTAATGTAATGGGTCTAATTCGAACCCACATCCCTATTCTATCTCCTCCATGCCttcctaacagaaaattagggttttctataaatatccccaaaaattaagaaattagggttttttgaaagttgagaaatctcacctaattctctgaatttttcttcgacccatgctttatcttcttctttttctccctgTTCCGCTGTCAATTGCCATGTCTAGCTTGAAttgcttcatcaactccacaccctagggttcagtggcgtgagtgtgggtttgatgaaatAATTTTGGCTAGGTGAATAGGTTTTGCAGTATGGGATGATGGGTTTACTGAATTGGAGGTGGTTAGGTGGTtatggcagaggtatggtggcggagtcagagcaggtggagaaggtggtggtggttctgcagagggatggagaagaaggaggagaagtcgatggaaaatggattggggtgcgtttgttttgggtatagggtatttggtactcgggtgttgagcggcttcatcaaattttgatgttttgtgactctgagctgcgggatgcgaagatggttggtagatctaacggtgagatgagagatgaatcgatgcaaccgttggattttgaaacacaacgaagtcaacggtgttagatgatgttaggtactgtagtgttaagcggaagtatcgagatttgatgcgcaggcaaaggagcgaccgtaggatctaaatgtgatctaatctgaaggcttggaatttaggcactatggtgttttgcagggacttcagattttgatgcacgatgaagaagcgaccattggatgatgagatggatccaatctaacggctgagaatggaggcgggtatggatatagaaaatgggtttgggtaagggttttgggccttgggtatgccaagcccatatcttctttaagaacaattcttccttcttgagcccattcctagctttttggacgtgcgctccattctttgcggcttccttgcgtaatttcttccggcttttcactactcttcagctcttttctgcgccgcaagtcatccgactttatttattacctaaaaatgcaaaattaattaataaaaatatttattcttgaaaacaatgaaaatgcagaatatgggataaaatgtagaattaatgcacaaaagatgagttaaatgccaacaaaaagggataaatatatacaatatttggcactcatcaaatacccccaaacctgaattttacttgtcctcaagtaaaacaaaacgaaggaaatcctaactataccactgtcgctggtctctcgaatgcatttagcgtatgcactaagccttttaaaccactaagtgtccctagtggacgagttgaagtgtcgtgaaggtttgcttagaacgtacctacaaagttctaagtcaaaatataagctcagattccatcaaatgtgacatttgcaagtcagtttaagctcacagcaaaatagagatgtcaatctagctatcaaaggcacaatcctagcactgataacaaaaaaagacatgtgataagagtgtaaagtgtatctacacatgtgtaaagaaagatatgaagttatgactactaatcaccaagagatagtttctcaggctaagaactgaggtcgaaatctagctagctgtccggactttacgagaattgtgaatgagttggaggtatttcacaattactcgcgttgtacatcaatggcatacacccttccttgcttattacaaaaaacaacaaaatgactctttacatgactcttatttacattgactattctctttttatttttggaacaagagatgatggaattgataaatacttgattttttttttgtatttttctgatattttttttctttttttttttttttgaatatacattttttttttttttttttttttttgaagaaggaaacacttttgatacatatacaaaaggaaacaaaagattacatgacactttgcaagaggtagccctttttgatgcacccagttaaattcgatggttgtctttcttaatgtaacctccacctt encodes the following:
- the LOC113308045 gene encoding 60S ribosomal protein L23; translation: MAKRRGGTAGSKFRMSLGLPVAATVNCADNTGAKNLYIISVKGIKGRLNRLPSACVGDMVMATVKKGKPDLRKKVMPAVIVRQRKAWRRKDGVFMYFEDNAGVIVNPKGEMKGSAITGPIGKECADLWPRIASAANAIV